One Perca flavescens isolate YP-PL-M2 chromosome 14, PFLA_1.0, whole genome shotgun sequence genomic window carries:
- the LOC114567577 gene encoding apolipoprotein A-I, protein MSCAGHTHTHRIQQLIPTAAVSVMKVLLVLVLAVFAAVCNANIVWKGQPKQQVDMVKDAFWEYVATATLTAEDSLKQIRQSGLGKEVNTLISESTDAINKLTDALRTQAAPLTQDLMSKFSQEAEKLKTRLEKDLTAVGSSLQPYTEELVADLQRRVEELKKEAAPYAESLDTEALKAVLLQKSQELKAQLDKSASELQTQMVPYTEEIKEKMEQSLEEFQRSMMQGAQSFETQLTQKTQEIQQNLAQRGEELRARLDVDAQNLKMQLTALWESFTKMTQ, encoded by the exons CTGCAGTGTCAGTCATGAAGGTCCTCCTGGTGCTCGTCCTTGCAGTTTTTGCTG CAGTTTGCAATGCCAACATTGTGTGGAAAGGCCAGCCCAAGCAGCAGGTCGACATGGTGAAAGATGCTTTCTGGGAGTACGTCGCCACGGCAACCCTGACCGCTGAGGACTCCCTGAAGCAGATCAGACAGTCTGGGTTGGGAAAGGAAGTGAA caccCTCATCTCTGAGAGCACCGACGCCATCAACAAGCTCACCGACGCTCTCCGTACTCAGGCCGCTCCTCTGACCCAGGACCTCATGTCTAAGTTTTCCCAGGAGGCCGAGAAGCTGAAGACCCGTCTGGAGAAAGATCTGACCGCCGTGGGAAGCAGCCTGCAGCCCTACACCGAGGAGCTGGTCGCTGACCTCCAGAGGCgggtggaggagctgaagaaggaGGCGGCCCCCTACGCTGAGTCCCTGGACACCGAGGCCCTGAAGGCCGTCCTGCTGCAGAAGAGCCAGGAGCTGAAGGCTCAGCTGGATAAGAGCGCGAGCGAGCTGCAGACCCAGATGGTTCCCTACACCGAGGAGATAAAGGAGAAGATGGAGCAGAGTCTGGAGGAGTTTCAGAGGAGCATGATGCAGGGAGCCCAGAGCTTTGAGACCCAGCTGACCCAGAAAACCCAGGAGATCCAGCAGAACCTGgctcagagaggagaggagctgaGGGCCCGGCTGGACGTGGATGCCCAGAACCTGAAGATGCAGCTGACTGCTCTGTGGGAGTCCTTCACTAAGATGACCCAGTAA